A region of Argentina anserina chromosome 5, drPotAnse1.1, whole genome shotgun sequence DNA encodes the following proteins:
- the LOC126793491 gene encoding pre-mRNA-splicing factor ATP-dependent RNA helicase DEAH1-like, translating to MGSELKTWVSDKLMTLLGYSQPAVVQYIIGLTKQAKSPAEVVEKLVDSGWTSSPDTRKFAEEIFSRVPHKSSGPNVYQKQEREAAMLVRKQKTYALLDADDEDEEDDKSSVPVVSESRKSDSHKKRFRRKESGQDDEDDEVIVHKEDTRRVKRRTSPDEDDGSESEEERLRDQREREELERNMRERDTAATRKLTERKLSKREEEEVIRRNKASERNETEDLRKVSRQEYLKKREQKKLEEIRDEIEDEQYLFEGVQLTEAERRDLSHKKEILKAIEDRAVEDENQNEYRIPDAYDVEGGVNQEKRFSVAVQRYRDLAGEKMDIFKEQEAWEDHQIGKATLQYGSKNKKRTSDEYQYVFEDQIDFIKATVMDGDEFEDGQPSDLLQSRAKSELEKLQEDRKTLPIYSYRDELLKAVDEHQVLVIVGETGSGKTTQIPQYLHEAGYTKRGKIGCTQPRRVAAMSVAARVSQEMGVKLGHEVGYSIRFEDCTSEKTVLKYMTDGMLLREFLGEPDLAGYSVVMVDEAHERTLSTDILFGLVKDIARFRPDLKLLISSATLDAEKFSDYFDSAPIFKIPGRRYPVEINYTKAPEADYLDAAIVTALQIHVTEAPGDILVFLTGQEEIETAEEILKHRTRGLGTKIAELIICPIYANLPTELQAKIFEPTPEGARKVVLATNIAETSLTIDGIKYVIDPGFCKMKSYNPRTGMESLLIAPISKASANQRAGRSGRTGPGKCYRLYTMFNYQTELEDNTVPEIQRTNLANVVLMLKSLGIHDLLHFDFMDPPPSEALLKALELLFALSALNKVGELTKVGRRMAEFPLDPMLSKMIVASDKYKCSDEIISIAAMLSIGNSIFYRPKDKQVHADNARLNFHTGNVGDHIALLKVFTSWKETNFSTQWCYENYIQVRSMKRARDIRDQLEGLLERVEIEQVSNLDYEVIKKAITSGFFPHSAKLQKTGAYRTVKHPQTVHIHPSSGLSQVLPRWAIYHELVLTTKEYMRQVTELKPEWLVEIAPHYYQLKDVEDSMSKKMPRGEGRAA from the exons ATGGGGAGCGAATTGAAGACGTGGGTTTCCGATAAGCTGATGACATTGCTCGGTTATTCTCAGCCAGCTGTTGTTCAGTACATTATTGGATTAA CTAAACAAGCAAAGTCTCCGGCTGAAGTGGTGGAGAAGCTTGTCGATTCCGGGTGGACCTCGTCGCCTGATACGCGTAAATTTGCTGAAGAGATATTCTCCAGAGTGCCGCACAAGTCATCTGGACCGAAT GTTTATCAGAAACAAGAGAGGGAAGCTGCGATGCTGGTGAGGAAGCAGAAGACGTATGCTCTCTTGGATGcagatgatgaggatgaggaggaTGATAAATCTTCTGTGCCGGTAGTTTCCGAGTCCAGGAAAAGTGATTCCCATAAGAAACGGTTCAGGAGGAAGGAATCGGGTCAAGATGATGAAGACGATGAG GTGATTGTACACAAGGAAGACACGAGACGGGTTAAAAGACGAACTTCCCCAGATGAGGATGATGGTTCAGAG tctgaagaagaaagattgcGTGATCAAAGAGAGCGGGAGGAATTAGAGCGCAATATGAGGGAGAGGGACACAGCAGCTACACGGAAG tTAACAGAGAGAAAGTTATCAAAAAGAGAGGAAG AGGAGGTTATTCGGAGAAACAAGGCTTCAGAGCGAAATGAAACTGAAGATTTAAG AAAAGTTTCGAGACAAGAATATCTAAAGAAAAGAGAGCAGAAGAAATTGGAGGAAATCAG AGATGAAATAGAAGATGAGCAATACTTATTTGAGGGCGTGCAGCTCACAGAAGCGGAGCGTCGTGATTTAAG TCACAAGAAGGAAATACTTAAAGCTATAGAGGATCGGGCAGTTGAGGATGAGAATCAAAATGAG TACAGGATTCCTGATGCGTATGATGTGGAGGGTGGTGTCAATCAGGAGAAGAGATTTTCTGTGGCAGTACAACGCTACAG GGACTTGGCTGGGGAGAAAATGGATATATTTAAAGAACAGGAAGCTTGGGAGGATCACCAAATTG GAAAGGCAACACTGCAGTATggttcaaaaaacaaaaaacgaaCATCTGATGAGTATCA aTATGTGTTTGAGGACCAGATTGATTTTATCAAGGCAACAGTAATGGATGGTGACGAG TTTGAGGATGGGCAACCCTCTGATTTACTTCAATCAAGAGCGAAATCAGAGTTGGAGAAGCTCCAG GAGGACAGAAAGACATTACCCATATACTCCTATCGTGATGAGTTGCTCAAAGCTGTTGATGAGCATCAG GTTCTTGTTATTGTTGGTGAAACTGGTTCTGGAAAAACTACGCAAATACCTCAGTATCTTCACGAGGCTGGTTACACAAAACGCGGAAAG ATTGGTTGCACACAGCCACGACGAGTTGCTGCTATGAGTGTTGCTGCAAGGGTTTCTCAAGAAATGGGTGTGAAACTTGGTCACGAG GTAGGTTATTCCATTCGTTTCGAAGATTGCACCTCGGAAAAGACGGTTCTAAAATATATGACAGATGGGATGCTGTTGCGAGAATTCCTTGGTGAGCCAGATCTGGCAGGCTACAG TGTGGTTATGGTGGATGAGGCACATGAGAGAACACTTTCAACTGATATTCTGTTTGGATTAGTAAAG GATATTGCTCGATTTCGGCCTGATCTTAAACTACTTATCTCAAGTGCAACGCTCGATGCTGAGAAGTTCAGTGATTATTTTGATTCTGCTCCAATTTTCAAAATCCCGGGGAGGCGTTATCCGGTTGAAATAAATTACACAAAAGCACCAGAAGCTGATTACTTGGATGCAGCAATTGTTACTGCACTGCAAATCCATGTGACCGAAGCACCTGGAGATATATTAGTGTTCTTGACAGGCCAAGAAGAGATTGAAACAGCGGAAGAGATACTGAAGCACAGAACAAGAGGTTTAGGGACAAAAATTGCTGAGCTTATTATTTGTCCCATATATGCAAACCTACCTACTGAGCTGCAAGCCAAAATTTTTGAGCCCACACCTGAAGGGGCAAGAAAAGTTGTCCTTGCCACAAATATAGCTGAAACGTCACTAACCATTGATGGGATCAAATATGTTATTGACCCTGGGTTTTGCAAGATGAAGTCTTACAATCCAAGGACTGGGATGGAGTCGTTGCTGATTGCTCCCATCTCAAAGGCATCGGCTAATCAGAGGGCAGGTCGATCTGGGAGAACGGGTCCTGGAAAGTGCTACCGGCTATATACTATGTTCAACTACCAAACTGAGTTAGAAGATAACACGGTACCAGAAATACAGAGGACAAACCTTGCAAATGTTGTGCTCATGCTGAAGAGCCTTGGCATCCATGACCTATTACATTTTGATTTTATGGACCCTCCACCTTCGGAGGCATTGCTGAAAGCCCTGGAATTGTTATTTGCACTAAGTGCTTTAAACAAAGTGGGAGAGTTGACGAAAGTTGGTAGACGAATGGCGGAGTTTCCTCTCGATCCTATGCTTTCGAAGATGATAGTTGCTTCTGATAAGTACAAGTGTTCAGACGAGATCATATCCATTGCTGCCATGCTCTCCATTggtaattcaatattttacCGTCCAAAGGACAAACAAGTCCATGCTGACAATGCACGGTTGAATTTTCATACTGGTAATGTGGGAGATCACATTGCATTGCTCAAG GTTTTCACTTCATGGAAAGAGACCAATTTCTCAACACAGTGGTGTTATGAAAATTATATACAG GTCAGGAGTATGAAGCGCGCTAGAGATATTAGAGACCAGCTCGAGGGACTCTTGGAGAGGGTTGAAATTGAGCAGGTCTCGAATCTTGATTATGAAGTTATAAAGAAGGCCATTACATCTG GTTTTTTCCCTCATTCCGCAAAATTGCAAAAGACTGGAGCTTATAGAACAGTCAAACATCCACAGACTGTCCACATACACCCCAGCTCAGGGCTTTCTCAG GTGCTTCCGAGATGGGCTATATACCATGAGTTGGTGCTTACAACCAAGGAATATATGAGACAG GTGACGGAATTGAAGCCAGAGTGGTTGGTGGAAATAGCTCCGCATTATTACCAGCTAAAGGATGTTGAAGATT CTATGTCAAAGAAAATGCCTCGAGGAGAAGGGCGTGCAGCATAG
- the LOC126793089 gene encoding UDP-glucose 6-dehydrogenase 5 yields the protein MVKICCIGAGYVGGPTMAVIALKCPAIEVAVVDISVSRIAAWNSDQLPIYEPGLDEIVKQCRGKNLFFSTAVEKHVAEADIIFVSVNTPTKTRGLGAGKAADLTYWESAARMIADVSKSNKIVVEKSTVPVKTAEAIEKILTHNSKGIKYQILSNPEFLAEGTAIEDLFKPDRVLIGGRETPEGQKAVQALKEVYANWVPEDRIITTNLWSAELSKLAANAFLAQRISSVNAMSALCEATGADVSQVAHAVGKDTRIGPKFLNASVGFGGSCFQKDILNLVYICECNGLPEVAEYWKQVIKVNDYQKNRFVNRVVSSMFNTVSGKKIAILGFAFKKDTGDTRETPAIDVCKGLLGDKAQLSIYDLQVTEEQIQRDLSMSKFDWDHPIHLQPASPIGVKQVSVVWDAYEATKGAHGICILTEWDEFKALDYKKIYDNMQKPAFVFDGRNVVDVEQLRKIGFIVYSIGKPLDSWLKDMPAVA from the coding sequence ATGGTGAAGATCTGCTGCATTGGAGCTGGCTATGTCGGTGGACCAACCATGGCAGTGATTGCCCTCAAGTGTCCAGCAATTGAAGTAGCAGTTGTTGACATCTCAGTGTCTAGAATAGCAGCATGGAACAGCGATCAGCTTCCGATTTACGAGCCGGGTCTTGATGAGATTGTGAAGCAGTGCAGGGGAAAGAACCTCTTCTTCAGCACAGCTGTGGAGAAGCATGTTGCAGAGGCAGACATTATCTTCGTTTCGGTGAATACGCCGACGAAGACTAGAGGTTTGGGAGCTGGCAAGGCTGCTGACTTGACATACTGGGAGAGCGCAGCTAGGATGATAGCGGATGTGTCCAAGTCCAACAAGATTGTGGTGGAGAAGTCGACCGTTCCGGTGAAGACTGCTGAAGCAATTGAGAAGATTTTGACTCACAATAGCAAGGGAATCAAGTACCAGATTCTGTCAAACCCGGAGTTTCTTGCAGAGGGGACAGCTATTGAGGATCTGTTCAAACCTGACAGAGTTTTGATAGGAGGGAGGGAAACCCCTGAAGGGCAGAAGGCAGTGCAGGCATTGAAAGAAGTGTATGCTAATTGGGTACCTGAGGACAGGATCATCACAACTAATCTATGGTCAGCTGAGCTTTCGAAGCTCGCTGCAAATGCTTTCTTGGCGCAGAGGATTTCTTCTGTTAATGCTATGTCAGCTTTGTGTGAGGCTACTGGAGCAGATGTCTCACAGGTGGCTCATGCTGTGGGGAAAGACACCAGAATTGGACCCAAGTTTCTTAATGCTAGTGTTGGTTTTGGAGGGTCTTGTTTCCAGAAGGATATCCTCAACTTGGTGTATATCTGTGAGTGCAATGGACTCCCTGAAGTTGCAGAATACTGGAAACAAGTGATCAAGGTGAATGACTACCAGAAGAATCGATTTGTTAACCGAGTTGTGTCTTCTATGTTCAACACGGTTTCAGGCAAGAAGATTGCCATTCTTGGGTTTGCGTTCAAGAAAGACACAGGTGACACCAGGGAGACACCTGCCATTGATGTTTGCAAGGGCCTGCTGGGAGACAAGGCACAATTGAGCATATATGACCTGCAGGTAACTGAGGAGCAGATCCAGAGGGATCTGTCAATGAGCAAATTCGATTGGGATCATCCAATTCATCTGCAGCCTGCAAGTCCTATTGGAGTGAAGCAAGTTAGTGTTGTGTGGGATGCTTATGAGGCCACCAAAGGAGCTCATGGGATCTGCATTCTTACTGAGTGGGATGAGTTCAAGGCACTCGATTATAAGAAGATTTACGACAACATGCAGAAGCctgcatttgtttttgatgGAAGGAATGTTGTTGATGTTGAGCAGTTGAGGAAGATTGGATTCATTGTCTACTCAATTGGGAAGCCATTGGACTCTTGGCTCAAGGACATGCCTGCTGTGGCATAA
- the LOC126793350 gene encoding diacylglycerol kinase 1, giving the protein MDEDGDMDVFFSNWNNRNPTDRLFIVSCLVAALVGILTIAYSAFQWRRNINLSWMKAIARSKKNPKARHKVPVAPHTWVLESVPRGKNFNCCVCFNTTGPSQTLGPLSASDSFLHRCSICDAAAHLGCSSTAHKDCKCVSMIGYERVTHQWAVRWTEVSDQPDETSFCSYCEEPCSGSFLSGSPIWCCLWCQRLVHVDCHSNMSNETGDVCDLGPFRRLILSPLHVKELNQTQSGGFLSSITHGANEIASSVRASIRSQSKKYKHGNTISNGTGNSGSTGDMSTESTADTNQAVNVSHEMEENCNGTVDVDLQNQDADVDNKLESKPSLQRSSSMSKKDESVRMKQRYELIDLSSDARPLLVFINKKSGAQRGNSLRQRLNILLNPVQVFELSSTQGPEVGLYLFRKVPHFRVLACGGDGTVGWVLDAIEKQNFVSPPPVAILPAGTGNDLARVLSWGGGLGSVERQGGLCTVLHHIEHAAVTILDRWKVAILNQQGKQLRPPKFMNNYLGIGCDAKVALDIHNLREENPEKFYNQFMNKVLYAREGAKGIMDRTFVDFPWQVRVEVDGVEIEVPEDAEGVLVANIGSYMGGVDLWQNEDETYDNFDPQSMHDKILEVVSISGTWHLGKLQVGLSRARRLAQGQSIKIQLFAAFPVQIDGEPWFQQPCTLSISHHGQAFMLKRAAEEPLGHAAAIITDVLENAETTNVINASQKRALLQEMALRMT; this is encoded by the exons ATGGATGAAGATGGGgatatggatgtgtttttctCCAATTGGAACAATAGAAATCCAACTGATCGCCTCTTTATTGTCTCTTGCTTGGTTGCTGCCCTAGTTGGAATTCTGACTATAGCTTATTCTGCGTTCCAATGGAGGAGGAACATCAATCTAAGTTGGATGAAAGCCATAGCCAGGTCAAAGAAAAATCCAAAAGCACGTCACAAGGTTCCTGTAGCTCCACATACTTGGGTTTTAGAATCTGTACCCCGAGGAAAGAATTTTAATTGCTGTGTGTGTTTTAATACCACTGGCCCATCTCAAACCCTCGGGCCTCTGTCAGCTTCAGACAGTTTTCTGCACCGTTGCAGTATTTGTGATGCAGCTGCTCATCTAGGATGCTCTTCTACTGCACATAAGGACTGCAAGTGTGTATCCATGATTGGTTATGAGCGTGTAACGCACCAATGGGCTGTTCGTTGGACAGAGGTTTCAGACCAACCTGATGAGACTTCTTTTTGTAGCTATTGTGAAGAGCCCTGTAGTGGTTCCTTTCTCAGTGGCTCCCCAATATGGTGCTGCTTGTGGTGTCAACGACTAGTGCATGTTGATTGCCACAGTAACATGTCCAATGAAACAGGTGATGTATGTGATTTAGGTCCATTCAGAAGGTTGATTCTATCACCCCTTCATGTTAAGGAATTGAATCAGACTCAATCAGGTGGATTTTTGAGCTCAATTACTCATGGAGCCAATGAGATAGCATCTTCAGTGCGTGCAAGTATTAGGAGTCAGAGCAAGAAATACAAGCACGGAAATACAATCTCTAATGGGACGGGAAATAGTGGCAGTACTGGGGATATGTCTACTGAAAGCACAGCTGATACTAATCAAGCTGTTAATGTTTCTCATGAAATGGAGGAAAACTGTAATGGTACTGTGGATGTGGATTTGCAGAACCAAGATGCTGATGTAGATAACAAATTGGAATCTAAGCCCAGTTTGCAAAGGAGCTCATCTATGAGTAAGAAGGATGAATCTGTACGGATGAAACAAAGATATGAGCTGATTGATTTGTCGTCAGATGCCAGGCCTTTGTTGGTTTTCATCAACAAGAAGAGTGGAGCTCAGCGTGGGAATTCACTGAGACAACGTTTGAATATTCTTCTCAACCCCGTCCAG GTGTTTGAACTAAGTTCAACACAGGGTCCAGAGGTGGGTCTGTACTTGTTCAGAAAGGTGCCACACTTCAGAGTTCTTGCTTGTGGGGGAGATGGTACTGTTGGTTGGGTTCTGGATGCCATTGAGAAGCAAAATTTCGTCTCTCCTCCTCCAGTTGCTATTCTTCCTGCCGGAACAGGGAATGATCTGGCTAGAGTTTTATCATGGGGAGGTGGTTTGGGTTCAGTGGAGAGACAGGGAGGCCTTTGCACTGTCCTGCACCACATAGAGCATGCCGCTGTAACTATTCTTGATCGGTGGAAAGTGGCAATTTTAAATCAACAGGGAAAGCAACTTCGACCGCCAAAATTTATGAACAATTATCTTG GAATTGGATGTGATGCAAAGGTTGCTCTGGACATTCATAATCTTCGTGAGGAGAACCCGGAGAAGTTTTATAATCAG TTTATGAATAAAGTTCTTTATGCAAGAGAAGGGGCGAAGGGTATAATGGATAGAACATTTGTAGATTTTCCTTGGCAAGTTCGGGTTGAAGTAGATGGTGTTGAGATAGAGGTCCCTGAG GATGCAGAGGGTGTACTTGTTGCTAATATTGGAAGCTACATGGGTGGCGTAGATTTGTGGCAAAATGAAGATGAAACATATGATAATTTTGATCCGCAATCAATGCATGACAAAATTCTTGAGGTTGTGAGCATATCTGGAACATGGCACCTTGGGAAACTACAG GTTGGGCTTTCGCGTGCTCGCAGACTTGCCCAGGGACAGTCAATAAAGATACAGCTTTTTGCAGCATTTCCTGTTCAGATTGATGGGGAACCTTGGTTTCAGCAACCTTGTACATTGTCTATATCCCATCATGGCCAG GCATTCATGTTGAAGAGGGCTGCGGAAGAGCCACTTGGTCATGCAGCTGCGATCATCACCGATGTCCTTGAGAATGCTGAAACAACCAATGTAATTAACGCTTCACAGAAGCGAGCTCTTCTTCAAGAAATGGCACTCAGAATGACATAG